The Caenorhabditis elegans chromosome II genome has a segment encoding these proteins:
- the mfsc-1 gene encoding Major facilitator superfamily (MFS) profile domain-containing protein (Confirmed by transcript evidence), whose translation MADAVFPTQATAQTRYISLFGTRTRFVIMVLILLCLTSIWSNILAFNFAVVCMDDDDSEMGASLNGTARKTHFTSTQNSLAMAIVAIAALLGNFPIVQLVGMVGIRTVFAGLGILSAVSTLLIPLSIRMGFYYFLAVRFLQGFAFAANFPVIGSFCAKWSYFKQNGLFVSSLVAYVQLSPAITMPASGALCSAFKWPSIFYAHGAVSLLLFVTYALFYRNSPQKHPFVGNVELKKISIGKIAAVDKRALKKVPYGPILKTPAIWAVWVAAIGNFTCVNMMFLFSPIYLSKVLGFPVHSTGITAAIPPFLQFSSKLICGAASDRLTCLSEGVKFRLFNTLAFVGSAGFLCVLAFMGDEHKRNNMIVLGCAAAMLGATTGGFFKAGPVLSKQYSHFVTGNISLGITITMLIVPFFVNALTPNNTQEEWKYVFLITGAVMVITNIFFVIFVRGDPCEWTSDSFHRASSVADFEQHHIRNTGISTISHNVEDVPEKL comes from the exons ATGGCCGACGCCGTGTTCCCTACACAGGCAACCGCCCAAACTCGCTACATCAGCCTGTTCGGCACGAGAACGCGATTCGTGATTATGGTGCTGATCTTGTTGTGTTTGACGAGTATttg GTCCAATATTCTCGCCTTCAACTTTGCAGTGGTATGTatggatgatgatgattcaGAGATGGGTGCATCGCTCAACGGTACCGCACGAAAAACGCACTTTACAAGCA CGCAAAATTCGCTGGCGATGGCGATCGTGGCGATCGCCGCGTTGCTGGGCAACTTCCCGATTGTACAACTCGTCGGAATGGTCGGCATTCGGACGGTGTTCGCCGGTCTTGGAATTCTGTCGGCTGTGTCGACTCTTTTGATTCCATTGTCCATTCGg ATGGGCTTCTACTACTTCCTGGCAGTCCGCTTCCTTCAGGGATTCGCATTCGCCGCCAACTTCCCAGTCATTGGCTCGTTCTGTGCCAAATGGTCATATTTCAAGCAAAACGGGCTCTTCGTCTCCTCACTGGTCGCCTACGTTCAACTATCTCCAGCCATCACTATGCCAGCCTCCGGTGCTCTTTGCTCGGCGTTCAA atggCCATCAATCTTCTATGCTCACGGAGCCGTCTCTCTCCTTCTCTTCGTTACGTACGCTCTCTTCTACCGTAACTCCCCACAAAAACATCCATTCGTGGGAAATGTCGAGTTGAAGAAGATCTCGATCGGAAAGATTGCCGCTGTTGA CAAGCGAGCTCTCAAAAAAGTCCCATACGGGCCTATCCTCAAGACCCCTGCCATCTGGGCCGTCTGGGTGGCCGCCATCGGAAACTTCACCTGCGTCAACATGATGTTCCTCTTCTCCCCAATCTATCTCTCCAAGGTGCTTGGATTCCCAGTTCACAGCACCGGAATCACCGCCGCCATCCCTCCATTCCTTCAATTCTCCTCCAAGCTCATCTGCGGAGCTGCCTCCGATCGCTTGACCTGCCTCTCGGAAGGTGTCAAATTCAGACTGTTCAACACATTGGCTTTTGTCGGATCCGCTGGCTTCCTTTGCGTCCTTGCATTCATGGGAGATGAGCACAAGCGAAATAATATGATTGTCCTGGGATGCGCCGCTGCAATGCTCGGAGCCACCACAGGAGGATTCTTCAAAGCAGGACCAGTGCTTTCCAAGCAGTACAGTCACTTTGTCACCGGAAATATATCCCTCGGAATTACGATTACTATGCTCATTGTTCCATTCTTTGTGAATGCTTTGACTCCAAACAATACCCAGGAAGAATGGAAATATGTTTTCTTAATTACCGGAGCAGTGATG GTTATCACCAACATCTTCTTTGTCATTTTCGTCCGAGGTGACCCTTGCGAGTGGACTTCCGATAGCTTCCACCGAGCTAGCTCCGTCGCTGACTTCGAGCAACACCACATCAGAAACACCGGAATCTCCACGATTTCTCACAACGTTGAAGACGTTCCGGAGAAGTTGTAG
- the mfsc-1 gene encoding Major facilitator superfamily (MFS) profile domain-containing protein (Confirmed by transcript evidence), translated as MEHRPSRRSMADAVFPTQATAQTRYISLFGTRTRFVIMVLILLCLTSIWSNILAFNFAVVCMDDDDSEMGASLNGTARKTHFTSTQNSLAMAIVAIAALLGNFPIVQLVGMVGIRTVFAGLGILSAVSTLLIPLSIRMGFYYFLAVRFLQGFAFAANFPVIGSFCAKWSYFKQNGLFVSSLVAYVQLSPAITMPASGALCSAFKWPSIFYAHGAVSLLLFVTYALFYRNSPQKHPFVGNVELKKISIGKIAAVDKRALKKVPYGPILKTPAIWAVWVAAIGNFTCVNMMFLFSPIYLSKVLGFPVHSTGITAAIPPFLQFSSKLICGAASDRLTCLSEGVKFRLFNTLAFVGSAGFLCVLAFMGDEHKRNNMIVLGCAAAMLGATTGGFFKAGPVLSKQYSHFVTGNISLGITITMLIVPFFVNALTPNNTQEEWKYVFLITGAVMVITNIFFVIFVRGDPCEWTSDSFHRASSVADFEQHHIRNTGISTISHNVEDVPEKL; from the exons ATGGAACATCGACCCTCTAGAAG AAGCATGGCCGACGCCGTGTTCCCTACACAGGCAACCGCCCAAACTCGCTACATCAGCCTGTTCGGCACGAGAACGCGATTCGTGATTATGGTGCTGATCTTGTTGTGTTTGACGAGTATttg GTCCAATATTCTCGCCTTCAACTTTGCAGTGGTATGTatggatgatgatgattcaGAGATGGGTGCATCGCTCAACGGTACCGCACGAAAAACGCACTTTACAAGCA CGCAAAATTCGCTGGCGATGGCGATCGTGGCGATCGCCGCGTTGCTGGGCAACTTCCCGATTGTACAACTCGTCGGAATGGTCGGCATTCGGACGGTGTTCGCCGGTCTTGGAATTCTGTCGGCTGTGTCGACTCTTTTGATTCCATTGTCCATTCGg ATGGGCTTCTACTACTTCCTGGCAGTCCGCTTCCTTCAGGGATTCGCATTCGCCGCCAACTTCCCAGTCATTGGCTCGTTCTGTGCCAAATGGTCATATTTCAAGCAAAACGGGCTCTTCGTCTCCTCACTGGTCGCCTACGTTCAACTATCTCCAGCCATCACTATGCCAGCCTCCGGTGCTCTTTGCTCGGCGTTCAA atggCCATCAATCTTCTATGCTCACGGAGCCGTCTCTCTCCTTCTCTTCGTTACGTACGCTCTCTTCTACCGTAACTCCCCACAAAAACATCCATTCGTGGGAAATGTCGAGTTGAAGAAGATCTCGATCGGAAAGATTGCCGCTGTTGA CAAGCGAGCTCTCAAAAAAGTCCCATACGGGCCTATCCTCAAGACCCCTGCCATCTGGGCCGTCTGGGTGGCCGCCATCGGAAACTTCACCTGCGTCAACATGATGTTCCTCTTCTCCCCAATCTATCTCTCCAAGGTGCTTGGATTCCCAGTTCACAGCACCGGAATCACCGCCGCCATCCCTCCATTCCTTCAATTCTCCTCCAAGCTCATCTGCGGAGCTGCCTCCGATCGCTTGACCTGCCTCTCGGAAGGTGTCAAATTCAGACTGTTCAACACATTGGCTTTTGTCGGATCCGCTGGCTTCCTTTGCGTCCTTGCATTCATGGGAGATGAGCACAAGCGAAATAATATGATTGTCCTGGGATGCGCCGCTGCAATGCTCGGAGCCACCACAGGAGGATTCTTCAAAGCAGGACCAGTGCTTTCCAAGCAGTACAGTCACTTTGTCACCGGAAATATATCCCTCGGAATTACGATTACTATGCTCATTGTTCCATTCTTTGTGAATGCTTTGACTCCAAACAATACCCAGGAAGAATGGAAATATGTTTTCTTAATTACCGGAGCAGTGATG GTTATCACCAACATCTTCTTTGTCATTTTCGTCCGAGGTGACCCTTGCGAGTGGACTTCCGATAGCTTCCACCGAGCTAGCTCCGTCGCTGACTTCGAGCAACACCACATCAGAAACACCGGAATCTCCACGATTTCTCACAACGTTGAAGACGTTCCGGAGAAGTTGTAG